In Alkalihalobacillus sp. AL-G, the genomic stretch TACTTATGAAAAATGGGTTAGGAATCGGTCTTGTTTCCGAAGCTGTTCGGGGAAAAGGAGCTGTTCTTATCGACGAAAACGGTGAAGCACTCATGGACGGACAGCATCCGATGAAGGACCTGGCTCCAAGGGATATTGTTGCTCGTGTTCTGTACCGAACAAGGCAATGTGGAAAACAGACATTTCTCGATATTCGTAACGTACAAGATTTTCCACAGAAATTCCCGACAATCACCCAGCTTTGTGAGAAAAATGGAGTCTCACTTGAAAAAGGAATCATTCCTATCGCACCAGGTGCTCATTTTACGATGGGAGGGATTGACGTTGATGGGTTTGGAAAATCAACTCTGAATGGCCTTTATGCGGTTGGTGAGGCAGCCAACACAGGAGTTCACGGTGCTAATCGACTAGCGAGCAATTCCTTGCTTGAAGGACTGGTGTTTGCAAACCGTTTGGCCGGAAACCTGTTAAAGGAACCCTCCCGACGGCTCCCAGCAGAACTTGAATGGAGCGGAATGGAAATCCTTAAGGAATCGCCTTCACATGCACACCTACGTGAAATAATGAACAAATACATTGGAATTGAGCGAAATATTGATGGTTTAAAAAAAGCAGCCGAGATATTCAATCAACTTTTACAATATACAAAACGTATTGAGGTGCCAAGCCTCGAGCAAGTTCAACTGAGAAATCAAGTACTCACTGGCTGGATCGTTGCGACTTCCGCACTACAAAGGACGGAAAGCAGGGGAAGCCATTACCGGACCGATTTTCCAGAAAAGGATGACAGACAGTGGAAACAAAGGCGAATTATAAGGAGGAAGCTTGAACATGAATCGATTAAAAGTTCGTCAGGAGCTTGAACGTTTTTTCGTTGAAGACATCGGGGCTGCAGACCTTACTAGTCAGTTGCTCTTTCAAGTAAACCAACTAGGACATGGGTGGTTTTTCATGAAAGAGGACGGCGTTTTTTCAGGGGAACAAATCGTCCAAGAAGGCTATCAATTAATCTCTTCGGAAGTACAAGTTGAGATGGCAGTTCATGACGGTCAGTTTTTAAAAAAGGGAGATACGATTGCGTTTATAAATGGTCCAGTCACATCCATTCTCGAAGGTGAGCGGGTCATTTTAAATCTTATGCAGCGCATGTCTGGAATTGCAACGTTAACCCGGCAAGCAACAAAGCTAGTTGAAGGGTCAGGCATTAAAATTTGTGATACTAGAAAAACAACACCAGGACTTCGGATGTTTGAAAAATATGCAGTTCGTTGCGGTGGTGGAATGAATCATCGTCTGACATTGGACGGTGGGGTCATGATCAAAGATAATCATATCGCAATGTATGGGAACATCGGAAAAGCAGTTGAACAAGTGCGAAAGGAAATTGGCCCGATGACAAAAATTGAAGTGGAGACAGAAACGATCGAGCAAGTGAGAGATGCGGTAGAAGCCAACGCAGACATCATCATGTTCGACAACTGTACACCTGAAGATATTCAAGAACGGGTGAAGCTTGTTCCGAATCATATCGCAACCGAAGCGTCGGGTGGGATAACGTTTGAAACACTTCCTTCTTATAAAGAGTGCGGAGTTCAGTTCATTTCATTAGGAACGTTGACACATTCGGTCAAAAGCATTGACATCAGCTTGGAATTGGAGGTCGATTAACTATGAGTGTGCTGGATATATTGAA encodes the following:
- the nadB gene encoding L-aspartate oxidase, encoding MNIRKTDVLILGSGLSGLMSAQLLSSEKNVIVLTKNRLEDSNSYLAQGGIAAAVQADDSWYSHFLDSIQAGCHHNNKSTTKALVREGPAMIEKLIEFGVGFDRDSDGHYQFGREGAHSLSRILHVGGDSTGKHVIEVLKKTISEKDLVIEGETAIKLIIQNDRCLGVWSLNDNGEMTANLASAVVIATGGYSGLYPLNSNASTITGDGVALAYEAGTSVSDMEFIQFHPTLLMKNGLGIGLVSEAVRGKGAVLIDENGEALMDGQHPMKDLAPRDIVARVLYRTRQCGKQTFLDIRNVQDFPQKFPTITQLCEKNGVSLEKGIIPIAPGAHFTMGGIDVDGFGKSTLNGLYAVGEAANTGVHGANRLASNSLLEGLVFANRLAGNLLKEPSRRLPAELEWSGMEILKESPSHAHLREIMNKYIGIERNIDGLKKAAEIFNQLLQYTKRIEVPSLEQVQLRNQVLTGWIVATSALQRTESRGSHYRTDFPEKDDRQWKQRRIIRRKLEHESIKSSSGA
- the nadC gene encoding carboxylating nicotinate-nucleotide diphosphorylase; amino-acid sequence: MNRLKVRQELERFFVEDIGAADLTSQLLFQVNQLGHGWFFMKEDGVFSGEQIVQEGYQLISSEVQVEMAVHDGQFLKKGDTIAFINGPVTSILEGERVILNLMQRMSGIATLTRQATKLVEGSGIKICDTRKTTPGLRMFEKYAVRCGGGMNHRLTLDGGVMIKDNHIAMYGNIGKAVEQVRKEIGPMTKIEVETETIEQVRDAVEANADIIMFDNCTPEDIQERVKLVPNHIATEASGGITFETLPSYKECGVQFISLGTLTHSVKSIDISLELEVD